Sequence from the Pelomicrobium methylotrophicum genome:
GAGGAGCGCCGGCGGCCTGGGGCCCGACCTCAACCGGCCCCGGGAACCGCTCGAAGCCTATCCGCTCGAGAACCTCAAGATGGTGGGCACCCTCGAGCGGGACAAGCGCATCTATGCCCTCATCAAGACCCCCGACAACCATCTGTTCCGCGTCACGGTGGGCAACTACCTGGGCCAGAACTTCGGCCGCATTACGAAAATCACCGAGGCAGAGGTCACACTGACGGAGCTGGTTCAGGAAGGCGCCGGGGACTGGACCGAGCGGACAGCGAGCCTGCAACTCGTCGAATAAAACCTCAAGGAGAGAAGCCGACTATGAGCCGCACCCTCCTCTCTCAGCGCTTCCTCGCCATCGCATGGCTGGGCTTCAGCCTCGCCCTCCCTCTGGCAGCCAGGCCGGCCGCGGCGCAGTCGAACAGCATCGAGGCGATCAAGGTCATGCCGGGCGCCGAGGGCAGACTCATCCTCAGAGTGACGCTCAAGCATCCTCCGCAGAACCCGCCGGTCGGATTCGCCATCCACAACCCGCCGCGCATCGCGCTCGACTTCCCGGACACAGCAAACGCGCTGGGCCGCACCTCCCAGCCGGTGGAGCAGGGGGATCTGCGCTCGCTCAACATCGTGCAGGCGGGCGCCCGCACGCGGGTGGTCATGAACCTCCACCGGCTCCTGGGGTACGACACGCGGATTGAAGGCAACGACGTGGTGATCACGCTCCTCGGCGCGGAGGGGGCCGGGGCAGCCGCCGCTCCGACGGTGTCGCGGTTCGCCGAGGCGCGGCCGAGCGACGCGAAGCACAGCATCCTGGACGTGGACTTCCGCCGCGGTCCGGGCGGAGAGGGACGGGTCGTCGTGGATCTGTCCGACACGACGACGGGCATTGACTTGCGCCGGCAGGGCACCCAGATCATCGTCGATTTCCTCAACACCTCGCTCCCCAAGAACCTGCAGCGCCGCCTCGACGTGACCGATTTCGGGACCCCGGTGCAATCCGT
This genomic interval carries:
- a CDS encoding pilus assembly protein PilP, producing MKRVIIVVLALALAGCGGEEFSDLKQFVEQSGQGLRGKVAPLPKVKPYEPFAYNAFDLPDPFTPREIDARARMRSAGGLGPDLNRPREPLEAYPLENLKMVGTLERDKRIYALIKTPDNHLFRVTVGNYLGQNFGRITKITEAEVTLTELVQEGAGDWTERTASLQLVE